Within the Methanobacterium sp. BRmetb2 genome, the region CCTTCAGCAATTGCTAGGGGTACTTGAGTGTAAGCAAATACTACCATAAACTTGACAAAAGCTTCTCCAAAGGTGGGTATTGGGAAAGCTAATGATAGTTGAGTTGCAGTAGTTACATAAGTTAGCCAATCTCCAAGAACCGCAGCAAAAAATATTCCAATTGAAGGGGCCCAACCTATCTTCTGAATACCTTTATACACTAACCACGCAGCAAATGGACCTACAATCCCCATAGAGAAAATATTAGCACCAAGAGTCGTCAACCCTCCATGTGCTAGAAGTAACGCCTGGAATACAAGAACGATCGCTGCTAAAACACTTGCAGCTGCAGGACCAAACAATACAGCTCCTAAACCATTACCTGTAGGGTGAGAACAACTTCCTGTAACAGAAGGCATTTTCAAAGAAGATAAAATAAACATA harbors:
- a CDS encoding cobalamin biosynthesis protein CbiM — its product is MHIMEGFLPWQWCLLWYLISIPVVVYGIIQIKKITDKNPESKPLLAVSGAFMFILSSLKMPSVTGSCSHPTGNGLGAVLFGPAAASVLAAIVLVFQALLLAHGGLTTLGANIFSMGIVGPFAAWLVYKGIQKIGWAPSIGIFFAAVLGDWLTYVTTATQLSLAFPIPTFGEAFVKFMVVFAYTQVPLAIAEGLLTVVIFDYIMKLRPDILRTLKVIGPKKTEEVAKKAPEVT